One window from the genome of Pantoea cypripedii encodes:
- a CDS encoding terminase large subunit, producing MAKVADGIRYAERVMAGEIVAGKYVKQACDRFLSDLKTGEERNIFFSESRAQHILNFYKFVPHVKGDLAGKPIDLMDWHIFILINIFGFVIPLVNEQTGQQVMNEKNRPVMVRRFRTAYNEVARKNAKSTVSSGIGLYMVGADGEGGAEVYSAATTRDQARIVFNDAVNMIKQSKAALGRLMDFNKMAIFQERTASKFEPLSSDANNLDGLNIHCAIVDELHAHRTRAVWDVLETATGARSQPLLFAITTAGFNKEGICYDTRDYATKVLGGQVDDDSFFAIIYTLDEDDDPFDESVWQKANPGLGVCKRWDDMRRLAKKAKEQVSARNNFLTKHLNIWVTAESSWMDMLKWEACPSLAPVHELKTYPMWVGVDLANKIDICAAVKVWRAPDSHVHADFKFWLPEGRLERCSRQMAELYRNWSETGVLTLTDGDVVDHAVIKEDLIAWLSGENLREVGFDPWGAVQFSLSMIEEGIPMVEVAQTVRNLSEAMKETEALTFAGKIHHDNHPVMNWMMSNVTAKMDKNDNVFPNKSTPEAKIDGPVAMFTGLSRLILNGGEDKQDLSGFFDNPIMVGF from the coding sequence ATGGCAAAGGTTGCTGATGGGATACGCTACGCCGAAAGGGTGATGGCGGGGGAGATTGTTGCCGGGAAATACGTGAAACAGGCCTGTGACCGATTTCTCAGCGATCTGAAAACCGGTGAAGAGCGAAACATCTTCTTCAGTGAAAGCCGCGCTCAGCACATCCTCAATTTTTATAAGTTTGTGCCGCATGTGAAAGGCGATCTGGCGGGTAAGCCGATTGATCTGATGGACTGGCATATCTTCATACTGATTAACATCTTTGGGTTTGTTATCCCGCTGGTAAATGAGCAGACGGGCCAGCAGGTGATGAACGAAAAGAACCGGCCAGTAATGGTGAGGCGCTTTCGTACTGCCTATAACGAGGTCGCCCGTAAAAATGCGAAATCAACCGTTTCGTCGGGGATTGGCCTCTATATGGTGGGCGCGGACGGTGAGGGAGGCGCAGAGGTTTATTCAGCGGCCACGACCCGCGATCAGGCGCGTATCGTTTTCAACGATGCAGTAAACATGATCAAGCAGTCAAAAGCGGCGCTCGGCAGGCTGATGGACTTCAACAAAATGGCCATCTTCCAGGAGCGAACCGCTTCGAAGTTTGAGCCGCTTTCCAGCGACGCGAACAACCTTGACGGCCTGAATATTCACTGTGCCATTGTGGATGAGCTTCATGCGCACCGGACCCGTGCCGTGTGGGATGTGCTGGAAACGGCAACCGGCGCGCGCTCACAACCGCTGCTGTTTGCCATCACAACGGCAGGATTTAACAAAGAGGGTATCTGTTACGACACCCGCGACTACGCCACAAAAGTGCTGGGTGGTCAGGTGGATGACGATTCCTTTTTCGCCATCATTTACACGCTGGATGAAGATGACGATCCCTTTGATGAATCGGTCTGGCAGAAGGCCAATCCCGGCCTCGGCGTTTGTAAGCGCTGGGACGATATGCGCCGCCTGGCGAAAAAGGCAAAAGAACAGGTTTCGGCGCGTAACAACTTCCTGACCAAACACCTGAACATCTGGGTGACGGCTGAATCCTCCTGGATGGATATGCTGAAGTGGGAAGCCTGCCCGTCACTTGCGCCGGTGCATGAGCTGAAAACCTACCCGATGTGGGTTGGCGTTGACCTTGCCAATAAAATCGACATCTGCGCCGCAGTTAAAGTATGGCGTGCGCCGGACTCTCATGTGCATGCTGATTTTAAGTTCTGGCTCCCGGAAGGGCGACTTGAGCGCTGTTCCCGCCAGATGGCGGAGCTTTACCGCAACTGGAGTGAAACCGGCGTGCTAACGCTGACAGATGGTGACGTTGTCGATCATGCTGTCATCAAGGAAGACCTGATCGCCTGGCTGAGCGGTGAAAACCTGCGCGAAGTCGGATTTGACCCGTGGGGTGCAGTTCAGTTCAGCCTGTCAATGATTGAAGAGGGTATCCCGATGGTTGAGGTAGCCCAGACTGTCAGGAATCTGTCAGAAGCCATGAAAGAGACGGAGGCGCTGACCTTTGCCGGGAAAATTCACCACGATAATCATCCGGTAATGAACTGGATGATGAGCAACGTCACCGCAAAAATGGACAAAAACGACAACGTTTTTCCCAATAAATCAACGCCAGAAGCCAAGATCGATGGTCCGGTTGCGATGTTTACCGGACTGAGCCGCCTGATCCTGAACGGCGGGGAAGATAAGCAGGACCTGAGCGGCTTCTTCGATAACCCGATAATGGTAGGTTTCTGA
- a CDS encoding phage portal protein, producing MKEKKQPGRVKSALLNWLGVPISLTTGTFWEEWFGTSSSGQVVTADKAMRLSAVWACVRLLSESVSTLPLKIYTRQPDGSRKPALNHPAYAVLCRRPNLEMTPSRFMLMIVASICLRGNAFVEKKFVGSKLVSLIPLLPQNMVVKRLDNGSLEYTYTESKTKRVIAVKNMMHIRGFGLDGVCGMMPMMAGRDVIGSALSVEQSAAKIFENGIQSSGFLSADQALNDEQRERLRKYMQAFTSSKNAGKIMVLEGGLKYQNVTMNPEAAQMLESRSFSIEEICRWFRVPPFMVGHTEKQSSWASSLEGMNLQFLTHTLRPLLVNIEQEIARCLLDSDDDVFAEFSVEGLLRADSAGRAAYYTSALQNGWMSRNDVRRLENLPPIEGGEIYTVQVNLTPLEQLGTDNIGAQASNIMKLHAFLFPDIPPEQSPLKRAA from the coding sequence ATGAAAGAAAAAAAGCAGCCTGGCAGGGTGAAATCAGCCCTGCTTAACTGGCTCGGGGTTCCCATCAGCCTGACGACGGGGACATTCTGGGAGGAATGGTTCGGCACCAGCAGCAGCGGCCAGGTGGTAACGGCAGATAAAGCCATGCGTCTGTCAGCGGTATGGGCCTGCGTCCGTCTGTTGAGTGAATCTGTCTCCACGCTGCCGCTGAAAATTTACACCCGACAGCCGGATGGATCGAGAAAACCGGCACTGAATCATCCGGCTTATGCTGTGCTGTGCCGTCGCCCGAATCTGGAAATGACGCCGTCCCGCTTTATGCTGATGATTGTTGCCAGTATCTGCCTGCGCGGTAATGCTTTTGTTGAAAAAAAGTTCGTGGGAAGCAAGCTTGTCTCGCTTATTCCACTGCTGCCGCAAAATATGGTGGTGAAACGGCTGGATAACGGAAGCCTTGAGTACACTTATACGGAAAGCAAGACGAAGCGGGTTATTGCAGTAAAAAACATGATGCATATTCGCGGCTTCGGTCTCGATGGGGTGTGCGGCATGATGCCGATGATGGCGGGGCGTGATGTTATCGGTTCTGCGCTCTCCGTTGAGCAGTCAGCCGCGAAAATCTTTGAAAATGGCATCCAGAGTTCCGGTTTTTTGTCGGCAGATCAGGCTCTCAATGATGAACAGCGTGAGCGACTGAGAAAATATATGCAGGCGTTCACCAGTTCAAAGAATGCCGGAAAAATCATGGTTCTTGAAGGCGGGCTGAAGTATCAGAACGTCACCATGAACCCTGAAGCAGCGCAGATGCTTGAGAGTCGCTCCTTCAGCATTGAAGAAATCTGCCGATGGTTTCGTGTGCCCCCGTTCATGGTCGGGCACACCGAGAAACAAAGCAGCTGGGCGTCAAGCCTGGAGGGAATGAATCTCCAGTTTCTGACTCATACACTGCGCCCGCTTCTGGTTAACATTGAGCAGGAGATAGCACGGTGTTTGCTGGATAGCGATGATGATGTTTTTGCTGAATTCTCGGTTGAGGGACTGCTTCGTGCCGATAGTGCTGGCCGTGCCGCCTACTACACCAGTGCATTACAGAATGGCTGGATGTCACGCAATGATGTCCGGCGTCTTGAAAATCTGCCGCCGATTGAAGGGGGTGAGATTTATACGGTTCAGGTCAATCTGACGCCGCTTGAGCAACTTGGCACGGATAATATCGGTGCTCAGGCCAGCAATATTATGAAACTGCACGCTTTCCTCTTCCCGGACATCCCACCGGAACAGTCACCGCTTAAACGGGCGGCTTAG
- a CDS encoding head maturation protease, ClpP-related, whose protein sequence is MTKLKNLPAAPEGRPFASGKRDLPAAAIERWDGSIRAAAQSGENTITIFDVIGEDWWGDGVSANRIAGALRSLNGEDVTVQINSPGGDMFEGLAIYNLLREYSGTVTVKILGLAASAASVIAMAGDEIQIGRGAFLMIHNAWIVAAGNRNDFREYADYLEPFDKAMADIYAARSGMSADDIQSLMDKESFIGGSDSITKGLADSLLSSDEITSDDESPSAAIRKIDAFLAKGGMPRSERRKHLKALGGMPGATPEENDKPGAVDEINPEALISLKSALASLGE, encoded by the coding sequence ATGACGAAGTTGAAAAACCTTCCGGCAGCGCCGGAGGGGCGACCTTTTGCGTCCGGAAAACGTGATTTGCCCGCCGCAGCGATTGAGCGCTGGGATGGCAGTATCCGCGCTGCTGCGCAATCAGGTGAAAACACGATCACCATTTTTGATGTCATCGGCGAGGACTGGTGGGGTGATGGTGTGAGTGCAAACCGTATTGCCGGTGCGCTGCGATCACTGAATGGTGAAGATGTCACCGTACAGATTAATTCGCCTGGCGGTGACATGTTTGAAGGCCTGGCAATTTATAACCTCCTGCGCGAATACAGTGGAACGGTGACAGTAAAAATCCTCGGCCTTGCCGCCTCCGCAGCATCCGTCATCGCGATGGCCGGTGATGAAATTCAGATTGGCCGCGGTGCTTTCCTGATGATCCATAACGCGTGGATTGTTGCCGCTGGCAACCGGAATGATTTTCGTGAGTATGCCGATTATCTGGAGCCATTCGATAAAGCGATGGCCGATATCTACGCGGCCCGTTCGGGCATGTCAGCGGATGATATTCAGTCATTAATGGATAAAGAGTCGTTTATCGGCGGCAGCGATTCGATTACCAAAGGGCTGGCTGACTCCCTGCTTTCTTCTGACGAAATTACCAGTGATGACGAAAGCCCGTCAGCCGCTATCCGCAAAATTGATGCATTTCTGGCAAAGGGCGGCATGCCGCGCTCTGAACGCCGGAAGCACCTGAAAGCTTTAGGGGGTATGCCGGGCGCTACCCCTGAAGAGAACGACAAGCCGGGCGCTGTCGATGAAATAAACCCTGAAGCACTTATCTCCCTCAAATCTGCGCTGGCTTCGCTCGGCGAATAA